The region TTATTAATCGGTTTGGaaggataaaaaataaataaaaagtaataataaaaataataatatcaaaAGAATTcacaagaaaaaaaatacattttttttatttttaagagGAAGCAGCTTGTTATTAATTGTGTGTCAATGCTACTTTTTATGTGTATTAAATTATGGTATGTTtctgaatatatataggcaTTTTAGGGACTAacagatatatataatattcataaaatttccaataaaaaataaacaaaaaaaaataattccatTCTACagaagataataatattttagcTATAACAGAATGGAAAATATTACCATTGGAAAAAGcaataatgaattaaaaaaaatagaagacGAAAAAAAGCTAGTAACAGGACAGAacttaaatttattattaggggatttgaaaatgatgacAGCATATGAAATGTCATCAGAATGGAAGGATACAAATATGATGAATGaatgttttaataatttttcatggTTTGATTCAAGAatacttaaaaatatacaaaactATTTAAATGCTGATGAAGTAGAAAGATCAAAAATCGactatgcatataatgCTTTATTTCCTAAACCAATTGATATAAAAGATAccaaattaaatatgatGTCACTATGGATTAAATCAAGAATACATTACAACAATACTTTTTTCCCTTTACACTTATCTGAATATGACTCATAAAATCGGAGCATTTCACACTCCACTCTTCTcaaatagttttttttttaaatttaatatatgggCATGCTGCACATGCttcctatattttttactgtACCTTTTttgcttatttattttcatgtttttacacttttttttgttgccTTAATCAAAAATAGAGACAAATGAAAACggttaaataaaaattttatcaaacATTCCATATGCAAACAAGTTGGAATCGCACAAATaagtttttatataaatgtgtaGGTCACGCCAAAAAAgggcatataatatatatagttatatatatatatatagagagAGAGAGAGAGTACCGATCAAACTATCGCTTGATTAATTTTGTGTTGTAATTCTTTAACGTGGTCATAAAATTTGTCGAGCACAAATAATGGGACATCAAGTGCTTCCTTAATGTATGAGTTTGCAGcaaattcattttcttctgtCTGTTCTTTGCCTATCAAAATGAAgaagtatattattttataatttttaacacTCTCTCATTTTGTTAACCAACATTATGCATGCTCACTAATTAGAgagtaataaaatatcgATACTAATACAAAATGATTAAGCATGCACAAATGGATGCATAACCTGATTCctgttttatttcattataggTTGAAAAACTGTGTGGTGCAGATATACTTGCAAATGTAGTACAAACAGATATATTAGCAGACAGGggaggaaataaaaa is a window of Plasmodium chabaudi chabaudi strain AS genome assembly, chromosome: 5 DNA encoding:
- a CDS encoding ATP synthase-associated protein, putative translates to MENITIGKSNNELKKIEDEKKLVTGQNLNLLLGDLKMMTAYEMSSEWKDTNMMNECFNNFSWFDSRILKNIQNYLNADEVERSKIDYAYNALFPKPIDIKDTKLNMMSLWIKSRIHYNNTFFPLHLSEYDS